The following proteins come from a genomic window of Salvia hispanica cultivar TCC Black 2014 chromosome 4, UniMelb_Shisp_WGS_1.0, whole genome shotgun sequence:
- the LOC125218058 gene encoding stemmadenine O-acetyltransferase-like: MLPSFSHFVYLYSSNPKFSNSEKSKQLKKSLSEVLTIYYPLAGRIVGNLYVDCNDAGIPFYEAEADCDLSQIITTRNPTNLKKKFLPALTTDDLCLGIQATYLRCGGLAVGISLTHKVADGISIILFVNTWSALARDRDGASLVKLDTATYAPPLDILQTPCARLLDEEVTASNLLFSAPEIAALQERYTAGGLGGRCPSRVEALTAFIWTSYVSAVGIRGQTCMVYNAVDLRSRADPPLSVHQFGNLVSSSKVEAVPGDSGVQLIRKMREALKAVDAGYVAGLKKREMQLEVLSTEASRAAVDRFFFSSLCRFPFYEADFRWGTPDRVIRFGMPVKKSVYFMDTKSGGGIEALIKMTKPDMDKLEPLLIMLKTELL, from the coding sequence atgCTTCCATCATTCAGTCACTTTGTCTACTTGTACTCATCGAATCCCAAATTTTCCAATTCCGAAAAATCAAAGCAACTAAAGAAATCCCTATCAGAGGTCCTCACCATATACTACCCCCTCGCCGGCCGCATCGTCGGAAATCTTTACGTGGACTGCAACGATGCTGGAATCCCCTTCTACGAGGCCGAAGCTGACTGTGACCTCTCCCAAATCATCACCACCCGAAACCCTacaaatttgaagaagaagtTTCTACCAGCTTTGACAACGGATGATCTTTGCCTGGGCATTCAAGCCACATATCTCCGCTGCGGCGGCCTCGCCGTGGGGATCAGCCTCACACACAAGGTCGCCGATGGGATATCTATTATCTTGTTCGTCAACACCTGGTCCGCCCTCGCGAGAGACAGAGACGGTGCGTCGCTGGTGAAGTTGGACACGGCCACCTATGCTCCGCCGCTGGACATTCTCCAGACCCCTTGTGCAAGACTATTGGACGAAGAGGTGACCGCCAGTAACTTGTTGTTCTCGGCGCCAGAGATCGCTGCTCTCCAGGAAAGGTACACCGCGGGTGGACTGGGCGGGCGTTGTCCGAGCCGGGTCGAGGCACTAACGGCTTTTATATGGACCTCCTACGTGTCGGCAGTCGGCATTAGGGGTCAAACCTGCATGGTGTATAATGCGGTAGACTTGAGGAGCCGGGCCGACCCGCCTCTCTCTGTACACCAGTTCGGTAACTTGGTTTCATCATCCAAGGTGGAGGCGGTGCCCGGGGACAGCGGCGTCCAGCTTATACGGAAGATGAGGGAAGCTTTGAAGGCGGTGGATGCCGGGTACGTGGCTGGGCTGAAGAAGAGGGAGATGCAGTTGGAAGTGCTGAGCACTGAAGCCAGTAGAGCCGCGGTGGATAGATTCTTCTTCTCAAGTCTATGCAGGTTTCCTTTTTACGAAGCGGACTTTAGGTGGggaacacccgaccgggtcaTCAGGTTTGGCATGCCCGTCAAAAAATCGGTCTATTTTATGGATACAAAGAGTGGGGGTGGAATTGAGGCACTCATAAAGATGACCAAACCAGATATGGACAAGCTTGAACCTCTTTTAATAATGTTAAAGACTGAGTTGTTGTaa